Within the Candidatus Saccharibacteria bacterium genome, the region GAAGAGTTTATGTACTATTTTACTAATATTACAGCAAAGCAAGCAAAAGACCAATCAATCATAGAGGTTTATCAAGATAAGCTAGGGGACAATAGCTTAGTCTCTAAAGCTCTTGGAGATACAAACATTCTTCCGACAGCATATGCAGATGTAGGTGATAAACATCAAGCCACTACTTCAAAGCGTAATCAATTGATTGCTTCAAACCCCAGGGCACGCCTTTTTGGCGATGTCCAAGGTCAAGTACTTGGGAGTGATAACCAGCCTCTTTTTGGTGCTATAGTTGAGGTGTCATTTGAGATTCAAGAATCAAACTGCCTAGACTGTGATTGGGCTTTTGTCCGAGCAAATGATATCCTAACTCCCGATCAAGTTGCAGGCGTCAAAAATGGGACAATTCGCTCGGAGGGTAGCGCGGACAATGAATATGCTCCTCGATACAAGCAAAGAAGTGTGGAGGTAGTCACGGATGAGAATGGCTATTGGTCATTAAGTAGTATTGGTTTACTTGCAGATTGTAATACTTCAGGAGGGTATCCTCCGACCAAGATTAAATATAAAGGGTTAAATATTTTTAAGGGAGATCCTACCAGCTTAGCCAGGGGAATAAATGGCCTGGATGTAGCAAACTCAGGCAGGAACACAGAAGAGATATCCAGTCAGTCTACGGCTATTTCCAACTCTGCTGTTGCAGGAATAGTTAATGTTGGTGGGATCAATGTCAGTCAGTCTATTGCTGACAACGTAGCAAAAATGTTGGAAGCAGCTCGCAAGGATGGGGTGAGTTTATCTGGTGGTGGGTATCGCTCAAATGCCAGGCAGATTGAGCTCAGGAAAAAACATTGTGGTTCATCAGATTATGCAATTTACCAAATGCCCTCTGGTCAGTGTAGTCCTCCAACTGCTAGACCTGGTAATTCACAACATGAAAAAGGTCTTGCGATTGATTTTCGTAATTGTGGTCGGGGCAGTGGTTGCTTTCGATGGCTGAGTAATAATGCAGCAAAATATGGATTCTATAATCTGCCAAGTGAATCTTGGCACTGGTCAGTCAATGGCAAATAAAAAGAATATACTTCTCGTGTTGATAGTAGTAGCAATAATTTGTTTTGGTATCTATTATTTGCGCTTTATAAAGGGAGCAATTAGTTTGACGAATATCTCGCAAGATTATCAGAATATATATTCGTTGGGAGAAAATCGATATCTAGGAGATAAGGATAGTAACAAGCTGGATTTTATTGA harbors:
- a CDS encoding M15 family metallopeptidase — its product is MAENSSRMIDYTEQDNWQNNLGAYHEEVIEDFEDGIDVGLGEIRLAHSYRNTPDQEEEFMYYFTNITAKQAKDQSIIEVYQDKLGDNSLVSKALGDTNILPTAYADVGDKHQATTSKRNQLIASNPRARLFGDVQGQVLGSDNQPLFGAIVEVSFEIQESNCLDCDWAFVRANDILTPDQVAGVKNGTIRSEGSADNEYAPRYKQRSVEVVTDENGYWSLSSIGLLADCNTSGGYPPTKIKYKGLNIFKGDPTSLARGINGLDVANSGRNTEEISSQSTAISNSAVAGIVNVGGINVSQSIADNVAKMLEAARKDGVSLSGGGYRSNARQIELRKKHCGSSDYAIYQMPSGQCSPPTARPGNSQHEKGLAIDFRNCGRGSGCFRWLSNNAAKYGFYNLPSESWHWSVNGK